The following proteins come from a genomic window of Pyxidicoccus sp. MSG2:
- a CDS encoding zinc-dependent alcohol dehydrogenase, giving the protein MRALCWNGINDLRVETVGDPGIVNPRDVILKVTMSTTCGSDLHFIDGYIPTMREGDVIGHEFMGEVVDVGRDVKKVKKGDRVVVPSFICCGSCWYCQHDLYSLCDNTNPKGELQEPVFGYPTAGIYGYTQAFGGYAGAHAQYVRVPHADTDCFQVPEGLRDEQVLFLSDAAPTGYMGADFCGIQPGQTVAVWGCGGVGLMAMKSAFLLGAERVIGIDRFPERLTLAREQVGAETLNYAEVDSVLDLLKELTGGRGPDACIDAVGMEAHGTGVEHAYDRAKQALHLHSDRGEALRQAILACRKGGTLSILGVYGVMDKFPIGAIMNKGLTVRTAQQHGQKYLPRLLEHVTKGELDPSFLATHRFPLEDAPRGYELFKKKQDGCVRAVFLPN; this is encoded by the coding sequence ATGCGAGCACTCTGCTGGAACGGAATCAACGATTTGCGCGTGGAGACGGTGGGCGACCCGGGCATCGTCAATCCGCGCGACGTCATCCTGAAGGTGACGATGTCCACCACGTGCGGCTCGGACCTGCACTTCATCGACGGCTACATCCCGACGATGCGCGAGGGGGATGTCATCGGCCACGAGTTCATGGGCGAAGTCGTCGACGTGGGCCGCGACGTGAAGAAGGTGAAGAAGGGGGACCGCGTCGTGGTGCCGTCCTTCATCTGCTGCGGCAGTTGCTGGTACTGCCAGCACGACCTCTACTCCCTCTGTGACAACACCAACCCGAAGGGGGAGTTGCAGGAGCCGGTGTTCGGCTACCCGACGGCGGGCATCTACGGCTACACGCAGGCCTTCGGCGGCTACGCGGGCGCGCATGCGCAGTACGTCCGGGTGCCGCACGCGGACACCGACTGCTTCCAGGTGCCGGAGGGACTGAGGGACGAGCAGGTCCTCTTCCTCTCCGACGCCGCGCCGACCGGCTACATGGGCGCGGACTTCTGCGGCATCCAGCCGGGACAGACGGTGGCCGTCTGGGGCTGCGGGGGCGTGGGGCTGATGGCGATGAAGTCCGCCTTCCTCCTCGGGGCCGAGCGGGTGATTGGCATCGACCGCTTCCCCGAGCGGCTGACGCTGGCGCGTGAGCAGGTGGGCGCGGAGACCCTCAACTACGCGGAGGTGGACAGCGTCCTCGACTTGCTGAAGGAGCTGACCGGCGGGCGCGGCCCCGACGCGTGCATCGACGCGGTGGGGATGGAGGCGCACGGCACGGGCGTGGAGCACGCGTATGACCGGGCGAAGCAGGCGCTGCATCTGCACTCGGACCGGGGCGAGGCGCTGCGGCAGGCCATCCTCGCGTGCCGCAAGGGCGGGACGCTGTCCATCCTTGGCGTCTATGGGGTGATGGACAAGTTCCCCATCGGCGCCATCATGAACAAGGGGCTCACCGTGCGCACCGCGCAGCAGCACGGGCAGAAGTACCTGCCGCGCCTGCTGGAGCACGTGACGAAGGGCGAGCTGGACCCGTCCTTCCTCGCCACGCACCGATTCCCCCTGGAGGACGCGCCGCGCGGTTACGAGCTGTTCAAGAAGAAGCAGGACGGATGCGTGCGCGCGGTGTTCCTGCCCAACTGA
- the gyrB gene encoding DNA topoisomerase (ATP-hydrolyzing) subunit B codes for MEKTPATGAAVAPPPVEYGTESITKLEGREAVRKRPGMYIGDTMTYGLHKLVYEVVDNSVDEALAGHCTDIEVVIHVDGSLSVQDNGRGIPVGPHPDPKFKGKDTLEIVLTELHAGSKFGNGAYKVSGGLHGVGVTCVNFLSEWFKVRVQTKGKVYEHTYERGVPTGPVQEVGTTDKRGTYIAFKPDTTVMETTDFNFETLSQRLRELAFLNAGLHITVRDLRTNKEHEFKFDGGIASFVEYLNKSKEVLHDKPIAFSTEREGVTLDIAMQWNDGYDERIYTFANNINTHEGGSHLSGFKAALTRTLNSYAEKGGQWKDLKETPTGEDAREGLSAVISVKIPNPQFEGQTKTKLGNSEVKGLVEQMVNDQLATFLEETPMVAKKVVAKIGDACRARIAARKARETVRRKGVLDGGGLPGKLADCQSKDPHESELYIVEGDSAGGSAKQGRDRRNQAILPLRGKILNVEKARFEKMLTSAEIVTLITALGTGIGAEDYDPEKARYHRIILMTDADVDGSHIRTLLLTFFFRQMPELLQKGYLYIAQPPLYKVTRNKKDLYVKDERALNEYLLKSASEHSRVLTPEGELGGAELKALLEKVITYEERLEKQAKRRDARVVDALVQAARVTAETLADDAAMQTVVKDVYAYFERRMPDVLGRVKHDLVQDPEHHTKKLVFRTDVNGAMRETVFDHAFLSSPEYVELAALRDAFAAMGKAPYKVKVEAGELNAFTVQEVLAAVRKDAQKGLGLQRYKGLGEMNPEQLWDTTMNPATRTLLQVRVEDAVESDEIFSLLMGEAVEPRREFIERNALDVQNLDI; via the coding sequence ATGGAAAAGACCCCCGCTACCGGCGCAGCGGTCGCCCCGCCGCCAGTGGAGTATGGGACTGAAAGCATCACCAAGCTCGAGGGCCGCGAAGCGGTCCGGAAGCGCCCCGGCATGTACATCGGCGACACCATGACCTACGGGCTCCACAAGCTCGTGTACGAGGTCGTGGACAACTCGGTGGACGAGGCCCTGGCCGGGCACTGCACGGACATCGAGGTGGTCATCCACGTGGATGGCTCCCTGAGCGTGCAGGACAACGGCCGCGGCATTCCCGTGGGTCCGCACCCGGACCCGAAGTTCAAGGGCAAGGACACGCTGGAGATCGTCCTCACCGAGCTGCACGCCGGCAGCAAGTTCGGCAACGGGGCCTACAAGGTCTCCGGCGGCCTGCACGGCGTGGGCGTCACCTGCGTGAACTTCCTCTCCGAGTGGTTCAAGGTCCGCGTCCAGACCAAGGGCAAGGTCTACGAGCACACCTACGAGCGCGGCGTCCCCACCGGCCCCGTGCAGGAGGTCGGCACCACGGACAAGCGCGGCACGTACATCGCCTTCAAGCCGGACACCACGGTGATGGAGACGACCGACTTCAACTTCGAGACGCTGAGCCAGCGCCTGCGCGAGCTGGCCTTCCTCAACGCCGGCCTCCACATCACCGTCCGCGATTTGCGCACGAACAAGGAGCACGAATTCAAGTTCGACGGCGGCATCGCCTCCTTCGTGGAGTACCTCAACAAGTCCAAGGAGGTGCTGCACGACAAGCCGATTGCGTTCTCCACGGAGCGCGAGGGCGTCACGCTCGACATCGCGATGCAGTGGAATGACGGCTACGACGAGCGCATCTACACCTTCGCCAACAACATCAACACCCATGAGGGTGGCAGCCACCTGTCCGGCTTCAAGGCCGCGCTCACGCGCACGCTGAACAGCTACGCGGAGAAGGGTGGCCAGTGGAAGGACCTCAAGGAGACGCCCACGGGCGAGGACGCTCGCGAGGGCCTGTCCGCGGTCATCTCCGTCAAGATTCCCAACCCCCAGTTCGAGGGGCAGACGAAGACGAAGCTGGGCAACAGCGAGGTGAAGGGCCTGGTCGAGCAGATGGTGAACGACCAGCTCGCCACCTTCCTCGAAGAGACGCCCATGGTCGCCAAGAAGGTCGTGGCGAAGATTGGCGACGCCTGCCGGGCCCGCATCGCCGCGCGCAAGGCGCGTGAGACGGTGCGCCGCAAGGGCGTGCTGGACGGCGGCGGCCTGCCCGGAAAGCTCGCGGACTGCCAGAGCAAGGACCCCCACGAGAGCGAGCTCTACATCGTCGAGGGTGACTCCGCAGGTGGCTCCGCGAAGCAGGGCCGCGACAGGCGCAACCAGGCCATCCTCCCGCTGCGCGGCAAGATTTTGAACGTCGAGAAGGCGCGCTTCGAGAAGATGCTGACCAGCGCCGAAATCGTGACGCTGATTACCGCGCTGGGCACGGGCATCGGCGCCGAGGACTACGACCCGGAGAAGGCGCGCTACCACCGCATCATCCTGATGACGGACGCAGACGTGGACGGCAGCCACATCCGCACGCTGCTGCTCACGTTCTTCTTCCGCCAGATGCCGGAGCTGCTCCAGAAGGGGTACCTCTACATCGCGCAGCCGCCGCTCTACAAAGTGACGCGCAACAAGAAGGACCTGTACGTCAAGGACGAGCGCGCGCTGAACGAGTACCTGCTCAAGTCCGCCTCGGAGCACTCGCGGGTGCTGACGCCCGAGGGCGAGCTGGGCGGCGCGGAGCTGAAGGCGCTGCTGGAGAAGGTGATTACGTACGAGGAGCGCCTGGAGAAGCAGGCGAAGCGGCGCGACGCGCGGGTGGTGGACGCGCTGGTGCAGGCGGCGCGGGTGACGGCGGAGACGCTGGCGGACGACGCGGCGATGCAGACGGTCGTGAAGGACGTCTACGCCTACTTCGAGCGGCGGATGCCGGACGTGCTGGGCCGCGTGAAGCACGACCTGGTGCAGGACCCGGAGCACCATACGAAGAAGCTGGTGTTCCGCACGGACGTGAATGGCGCCATGCGCGAGACGGTGTTCGACCACGCCTTCCTGTCGTCTCCGGAGTACGTGGAGCTGGCGGCGCTGCGCGACGCCTTCGCGGCGATGGGCAAGGCGCCGTACAAGGTGAAGGTGGAGGCCGGCGAGCTGAATGCCTTCACGGTGCAGGAAGTCCTCGCCGCGGTCCGCAAGGACGCGCAGAAGGGGCTGGGCCTGCAGCGCTACAAGGGTCTGGGCGAGATGAACCCGGAGCAGCTCTGGGACACCACCATGAACCCGGCCACGCGCACGCTCCTCCAGGTGCGGGTGGAGGACGCGGTGGAGAGCGACGAAATCTTCTCGCTGCTGATGGGCGAGGCGGTGGAGCCGCGGCGTGAGTTCATCGAGCGCAACGCGCTCGACGTGCAGAACCTGGACATCTGA
- a CDS encoding serine/threonine-protein kinase — protein MAEPSPQQFGKYVLLSKIAAGGMAVTYRARMTGAAGVTKPCVIKQILPHFVDDTDFVEMFIGEARLVASMSHSNIAQVFDFGEVDGQYFIAMELVQGQPLSKVLRRAQKAAMGFFPEPLALHIVSKLCDGLDYAHRHVGEDGVEMGLVHRDVSPDNVLISYEGEVKVIDFGIAKATSAVEAKTSPGTLKGKYPYFSPEQAQGRQDLDARTDVYAAGVVLYEMVCGKRPYEGEFVAVLPRIISGDCLPPSSLNPSVSAELENIVSGAMAIDRDTRYQTAKEMSESLVELLYRDNPRFTPAMLSQLMAFLFAEELAAEGRKAPELSPAFKEQLASWQTGNAEASQGRARPISSSPRSTPGSPGVRKPPSDGGGRPTSERRPTTSNPGMRRVTSSGGMRRVTNPNVPRSEGGVRRTGERSAPPVPELPDEPSTDAGGVPAVLPTLAAPRDTPVEVPAADPAELATGAMRTAPARGPNGFRTAADEAREKLAFEEAERASKRQQQVRTLSIYLFGIASVLLALGLLYNFVFKSDYVPGESVETTTLWVTSKPSGAQVKLNGREIPGQSPLMVEGVIVGEANTLVLTVPGHQAWTRRFTPTSKMMEPINAELQALAAPVQPLPVAVAAADAGVDAQAAVTADAGAVVAVAGGTADAGSETGEDAPGDPSMRAMHEVDYPTRVLVLRPMYNAVPIPEYPTASIDLNPAAAYSVWTEGSASLAEGRGTASNALAYFAEGDLPADASFGMLGASMRTIKGAKRLYVFALDDNGPEDNSGTIRVNLRQSAYVPPRSFVFDAKQNAVQLKPEHQVVLRGLNPRSTYLFTVRDDFAELRANNGRVRQVLCVERGPEAGSVRSTHRLLETGKRYQVTGAEDLRCTFPDSKVTDNAGAFEVDVVDVTVMSRKERAEALKGSRRSER, from the coding sequence GTGGCGGAACCCAGCCCTCAGCAATTCGGCAAATACGTCCTGCTATCGAAGATTGCCGCGGGCGGCATGGCGGTCACCTATCGCGCTCGGATGACGGGGGCGGCGGGTGTCACCAAGCCGTGCGTCATCAAGCAGATTCTCCCGCACTTCGTCGATGACACCGACTTCGTCGAGATGTTCATCGGCGAGGCGCGGCTGGTCGCGAGCATGAGCCACAGCAACATCGCCCAGGTCTTCGACTTCGGCGAGGTGGACGGCCAGTACTTCATCGCCATGGAGCTGGTGCAGGGCCAGCCCCTGTCCAAGGTGCTCCGCCGCGCGCAGAAGGCCGCCATGGGCTTCTTCCCGGAGCCGCTCGCGCTGCACATCGTCAGCAAGCTGTGCGACGGCCTGGACTACGCGCACCGCCACGTGGGCGAGGACGGCGTGGAGATGGGGCTCGTCCACCGCGACGTGTCCCCCGACAACGTCCTCATCTCCTACGAGGGCGAGGTCAAGGTCATCGACTTCGGCATCGCCAAGGCCACCAGCGCCGTCGAGGCGAAGACGTCCCCGGGCACCCTCAAGGGCAAGTACCCGTACTTCTCCCCCGAGCAGGCCCAGGGCCGGCAGGACCTGGACGCCCGCACGGACGTGTACGCCGCCGGCGTCGTCCTCTACGAGATGGTCTGCGGCAAGCGCCCCTACGAGGGCGAGTTCGTCGCCGTGCTGCCGCGCATCATCAGCGGCGACTGCCTGCCGCCTTCGTCCCTCAACCCGTCGGTGAGCGCGGAGCTGGAGAACATCGTCTCCGGCGCGATGGCCATCGACCGCGACACCCGCTACCAGACGGCGAAGGAGATGAGCGAGTCGCTGGTGGAGTTGCTCTACCGCGACAACCCGCGCTTCACGCCGGCGATGCTGTCGCAGCTCATGGCCTTCCTCTTCGCCGAGGAGCTGGCCGCCGAGGGCCGCAAGGCGCCGGAGCTTTCTCCCGCCTTCAAGGAGCAGCTGGCCTCGTGGCAGACGGGCAACGCGGAGGCTTCGCAGGGCCGCGCCCGTCCCATCTCCAGCTCGCCGCGCTCCACGCCCGGCAGCCCCGGCGTGCGCAAGCCCCCGAGCGATGGCGGCGGCCGCCCCACCAGCGAGCGCCGCCCCACCACCAGCAACCCGGGCATGCGCCGCGTCACCAGCTCCGGTGGCATGCGCCGGGTGACGAACCCCAACGTGCCCCGCTCGGAGGGCGGCGTGCGCCGGACTGGCGAACGCTCCGCCCCGCCCGTGCCGGAGCTGCCCGACGAGCCGAGCACCGACGCCGGTGGCGTGCCCGCCGTCCTTCCCACGCTCGCCGCGCCGCGCGACACCCCGGTGGAGGTGCCCGCCGCCGACCCGGCGGAGCTGGCGACGGGCGCCATGCGCACCGCGCCCGCGCGCGGCCCCAACGGGTTCCGCACCGCCGCCGACGAGGCCCGCGAGAAGCTGGCCTTCGAAGAGGCCGAGCGCGCCTCGAAGCGCCAGCAGCAGGTGCGCACGCTGAGCATCTACCTCTTCGGCATCGCCAGCGTGCTGCTCGCGCTCGGGCTGCTCTACAACTTCGTCTTCAAGTCGGACTACGTCCCCGGCGAGAGCGTGGAGACCACCACGCTGTGGGTGACCTCCAAGCCCTCGGGTGCCCAGGTGAAGCTCAATGGCCGGGAGATCCCCGGCCAGTCGCCCCTCATGGTGGAGGGCGTCATCGTGGGCGAGGCCAACACCCTGGTGCTGACGGTGCCCGGGCACCAGGCCTGGACGCGGCGCTTCACCCCCACCTCGAAGATGATGGAGCCCATCAACGCGGAGCTGCAGGCGCTCGCGGCGCCCGTGCAGCCGCTCCCCGTCGCGGTGGCCGCCGCCGACGCGGGTGTCGACGCCCAGGCCGCCGTCACGGCCGACGCTGGCGCCGTGGTGGCCGTGGCCGGCGGGACGGCGGACGCGGGCTCCGAGACCGGTGAAGACGCGCCGGGCGACCCGTCCATGCGAGCGATGCACGAGGTGGACTACCCCACGCGGGTGCTGGTGCTGCGGCCCATGTACAACGCCGTGCCCATCCCCGAGTACCCCACCGCCTCCATCGACCTGAACCCGGCCGCCGCGTACTCGGTGTGGACGGAGGGCAGCGCCTCGCTCGCCGAGGGCCGGGGCACCGCGTCCAACGCGCTGGCCTACTTCGCCGAGGGAGACCTGCCCGCGGACGCCAGCTTCGGCATGCTCGGCGCGTCCATGCGCACCATCAAGGGCGCGAAGCGGTTGTACGTCTTCGCCCTGGATGACAACGGGCCGGAGGACAACAGCGGCACCATCCGCGTCAACCTCCGCCAGTCCGCGTACGTGCCGCCGCGCTCCTTCGTCTTCGACGCGAAGCAGAACGCGGTGCAGCTCAAGCCGGAGCACCAGGTGGTGCTGCGCGGCCTCAACCCGCGTTCCACCTACCTGTTCACCGTGCGCGACGACTTCGCGGAACTGCGCGCCAACAACGGCCGCGTGCGCCAGGTGCTGTGCGTGGAGCGCGGCCCCGAGGCCGGCTCGGTGCGCTCCACCCACCGCCTGCTCGAGACGGGCAAGCGCTACCAGGTCACCGGTGCCGAGGACCTGCGCTGCACCTTCCCCGACTCGAAGGTGACGGACAACGCGGGTGCCTTCGAGGTGGACGTCGTCGACGTGACGGTGATGTCCCGCAAGGAGCGCGCGGAGGCCCTCAAGGGCTCGCGCCGCTCCGAGCGCTAG
- a CDS encoding FMN-binding negative transcriptional regulator → MYVPRHFHEEDSERLLALMKQHAFATLVTVGEDGAPFATHLPFLVERDASGALRLLAHMARPNPQWRAFAAERDVLVLFQGPHGYVSPTWYATAPQVPTWNYVTVHAYGRPHVLESPDTVLRVLRDTAALYEAGNPEPWRPEAAEDYVRRLMAGIVAFEVRVSRLEGKFKLSQNKGEEDRRGVIAGLERSPLPGDRELAALMRSREG, encoded by the coding sequence ATGTACGTCCCCCGCCACTTCCACGAGGAAGATTCGGAGCGCCTCCTCGCGCTCATGAAGCAGCACGCCTTCGCCACGCTGGTGACGGTGGGTGAGGACGGCGCGCCCTTCGCCACGCACCTGCCCTTCCTCGTCGAGCGTGACGCGTCGGGCGCCCTCCGCCTGCTCGCGCACATGGCCCGGCCCAACCCGCAGTGGCGGGCCTTCGCCGCGGAGCGGGACGTGCTCGTCCTCTTCCAGGGGCCGCACGGGTACGTGTCCCCCACGTGGTACGCGACGGCGCCGCAGGTCCCCACGTGGAACTACGTCACCGTGCACGCCTACGGCCGTCCCCACGTCCTCGAGTCGCCCGACACGGTGCTGCGCGTGCTGCGCGACACCGCCGCCCTCTACGAGGCCGGCAACCCCGAGCCCTGGCGTCCCGAAGCCGCGGAGGACTACGTGCGCCGGTTGATGGCGGGCATCGTCGCCTTCGAGGTCCGTGTGTCCCGACTGGAGGGCAAGTTCAAGCTCAGCCAGAACAAGGGCGAGGAGGACCGGCGCGGCGTCATCGCCGGGCTGGAGCGCAGCCCCCTGCCCGGCGATCGGGAGTTGGCGGCGCTGATGCGCTCTCGCGAGGGCTAG
- a CDS encoding metallophosphoesterase family protein, which yields MRRALCLGAAGALLLSGCMRPAENRAVRDSRVGRAESGGMSLEVEDGLAAVRDLAPGALMLWGNAPVFTARATLAADAPSDWVLTVRNAMPDAELLAEVDGGEALPVEPLSQALPTVKMWRVSLRPGATARLTVAPPDWQTREPFRFAALADVQEALPRVGDIYERMRRDDSLRFILFSGDLTEGGSREELLEFQERLEAGSRIPLYATLGNHETFAKDAEAYTALVGRGSQSFTFRGVRFSVVDSSNGTLDPAVEEQLETWLAASRDSVHVVAMHVPPQDPVGLRGGGFASRGEAAGLVGKLAREGVDLTLYGHIHSYYSFTNAGIPAFISGGGGAIPETFDGVGRHYLAVDVDASEGLREASLIRVD from the coding sequence ATGAGGCGCGCGCTCTGCCTGGGCGCGGCGGGTGCGCTGCTCCTGTCCGGCTGCATGCGGCCCGCGGAGAACCGCGCGGTGCGCGACTCCAGGGTGGGCCGCGCCGAGAGCGGCGGCATGTCGCTGGAGGTGGAGGACGGACTGGCCGCCGTGCGCGACCTGGCGCCGGGAGCGCTGATGCTCTGGGGCAACGCGCCCGTATTCACCGCGCGCGCCACGCTGGCGGCGGATGCGCCGTCGGACTGGGTGCTCACGGTGCGCAACGCCATGCCGGACGCGGAGCTGCTCGCGGAGGTGGACGGCGGCGAAGCGCTGCCGGTGGAGCCCTTGTCCCAGGCCCTGCCCACCGTGAAGATGTGGCGCGTGTCCCTGCGCCCGGGCGCGACGGCGCGACTCACCGTGGCGCCGCCGGACTGGCAGACGCGTGAGCCCTTCCGCTTCGCCGCGCTGGCGGACGTGCAGGAAGCACTGCCGCGCGTGGGTGACATCTACGAGCGGATGCGCCGCGACGACTCGCTGCGCTTCATCCTCTTCTCGGGAGATTTGACGGAGGGGGGCAGCCGCGAGGAGCTGCTGGAGTTCCAGGAGCGCCTGGAGGCCGGCTCGCGGATTCCGCTGTACGCCACGCTGGGCAACCACGAGACCTTCGCGAAGGACGCGGAGGCGTACACCGCGCTGGTGGGCCGGGGCAGCCAGAGCTTCACCTTCCGGGGCGTGCGCTTCTCGGTGGTGGACTCCAGCAACGGCACGTTGGACCCGGCGGTGGAGGAGCAGCTGGAGACGTGGCTCGCGGCCTCGCGAGACAGCGTGCACGTGGTGGCCATGCACGTGCCGCCGCAGGACCCGGTGGGGCTGCGAGGCGGAGGCTTCGCGAGCCGGGGTGAAGCGGCGGGGCTCGTCGGGAAGCTCGCGCGTGAGGGCGTGGACCTCACGCTCTATGGCCACATCCACTCGTACTACTCGTTCACCAATGCGGGCATCCCCGCGTTCATCTCTGGAGGCGGCGGCGCGATTCCGGAGACGTTCGACGGCGTGGGCCGCCACTACCTCGCGGTGGACGTGGACGCGAGTGAGGGGCTGCGCGAGGCGTCGCTGATCCGCGTGGACTGA
- a CDS encoding SRPBCC family protein, with protein MADKPQESSAPRPRSTTGADPSPGPSSDWEWHDVEAARGNVEREVHVRHVASAFVGGALVSMGLQRRSLGGMALALAGGELISRGARGRSLIGGIPNLRMRRLTGRAGREESVVTGGMVMERSVTIQKPGHVLYRAWRDVETLSRVMAHFAEVTSAGPDLRHWKMQGPFGKTLEWDSHVVEEHPGEFLRWESMKGAPLPNAGEVRFRPAPGDWGTVVTLRFRFNPPGGALGEAALKLFGETPTALAHKALMRFKSLVETGEIATTERNPAAREGGFSSF; from the coding sequence ATGGCCGACAAACCCCAGGAGTCCTCGGCTCCCCGCCCGCGGAGCACGACAGGGGCCGACCCATCCCCCGGCCCCTCCAGCGACTGGGAGTGGCACGACGTCGAAGCGGCGAGAGGGAACGTGGAGCGCGAGGTCCACGTGAGGCACGTGGCCAGCGCCTTCGTGGGCGGGGCGCTCGTGAGCATGGGCCTCCAGCGCCGCTCGCTCGGAGGCATGGCGCTGGCGCTCGCGGGCGGTGAGCTCATCTCCCGGGGCGCCCGGGGACGCTCGCTCATCGGCGGAATCCCGAACCTCCGCATGCGGCGCCTCACCGGGCGCGCGGGCCGGGAAGAGAGCGTGGTGACGGGGGGCATGGTGATGGAGCGCTCCGTCACCATCCAGAAGCCCGGACACGTGCTGTACCGCGCGTGGCGCGACGTGGAGACCCTGTCCAGGGTGATGGCCCACTTCGCCGAAGTCACCTCCGCGGGCCCGGACCTCCGGCACTGGAAGATGCAGGGCCCCTTCGGGAAGACGCTCGAGTGGGACTCGCACGTGGTGGAGGAGCACCCGGGGGAGTTCCTGCGCTGGGAGTCGATGAAGGGCGCACCGCTGCCCAACGCGGGCGAGGTGCGCTTCCGCCCCGCGCCGGGCGACTGGGGCACGGTGGTGACGCTGCGCTTCCGCTTCAACCCGCCGGGCGGCGCGCTCGGGGAGGCCGCGCTGAAGCTCTTCGGCGAGACGCCCACCGCGCTCGCGCACAAGGCGCTCATGCGGTTCAAGAGCCTGGTCGAGACGGGCGAAATCGCGACGACGGAGCGCAACCCCGCCGCTCGCGAGGGCGGCTTCTCCTCCTTCTGA